One window of the Rhipicephalus sanguineus isolate Rsan-2018 chromosome 4, BIME_Rsan_1.4, whole genome shotgun sequence genome contains the following:
- the LOC119389373 gene encoding vacuolar ATPase assembly integral membrane protein VMA21 codes for MNWLAELRGAMAGPLATLLLYTALMVTLPLGAFFGAQWALAELWHASTTACSVGATVASVLCVHLVLGLFVYEAYHEATPDLDEKID; via the exons ATGAATTG GCTTGCTGAGCTAAGAGGTGCCATGGCAGGCCCACTGGCCACACTTCTGCTGTACACGGCGCTGATGGTGACGCTCCCTCTGGGTGCCTTCTTCGGAGCCCAGTGGGCGCTGGCTGAGCTGTGGCATGCTTCAACTACGGCATGCTCTGTGGGTGCCACCGTGGCCAGTGTGCTCTGCGTCCACCTGGTCCTCGGCCTGTTTGTCTACGAGGCTTACCACGAGGCCACCCCTGACCTTGATGAGAAGATCGACTGA